The sequence AGCTTCGTTATGGCAGCAAAGAACTTACGAAAGGCTCAAGCTTCATCTTCCCAAACAGTTTTGCCAGCTCCCGCTGCTGGATTTCCCCGAGAGCTTCCCCAAATATCCCACCAAACACCAGTTCATTTCGTACCTGGAATCCTACGCCAACCACTTTTCGATCGAGCCCAGATTCAGACAGGCCGTTTCGAGCGCGGATTTCGATTCCGCGACTGGGTTTTGGAGGATTCGGACCGGAGATTCTCTCTACTTGTCGAGATGGATGATTGTGGCGACGGGGGAAAACGCCGAGCCCAATGTGCCGGAAATTCATGGCATCGAGAGGTTTCGGGGGCCCGTATTGCACACCAGTGTGTATAAATCGGGCTCTGAGTTTCAAAAGCAGAGGGTTTTAGTGGTGGGCTGTGGGAATTCAGGCATGGAAGTTAGCTTAGACCTCTGTAGGCGCAATGCAACTCCTCACATGGTCGTCAGAAATTCTGTAAGTACAAaggttttataattttatatatctaaaaaaatatatgaattttacCATCATTAATAAATattcatccaaaaaaaaaaaaaaaacaacccaTGTAATTACTGTTTATTTGAGCTAAATATTAtgctttttaattttatttttgtgatattttaGGTTCACATTCTACCTAGGGAGATGTTTGGGATATCTACATTTACAATAGCTATGACTCTAAACAAATGGCTTCCCTTAAAAATAGTGGACAAGTTCCTCTTAGTAGTAGCAAACTTCACCCTAGGTAACACAGACAGAATAGGCCTCCGGCGACCAAAAACCGGCCCGATCGAGCTCAAAAACGCCACTGGAAAAACTCCCGTACTTGATGTCGGAGCATTGTCATACATCAAATCCGGAAAGATTAAGGTAAATTACCATGATGTAATTATTTTACGATATATCATGATATGCAACTAAATCTCCAATTTGActgaaaattaaacaaataattaTAACTTTGTAGGTGATGGAAGGTGTAAAGGAGGTAACACAAAATGGGGCCAAATTTATGAATGGCCAAGAAAAAGAATTCGATTCAATAATATTAGCGACGGGATACAAGAGCAATGTTCCTAAATGGCTAGAGGTAATTAATTTATACGACATATTATccaacttttattttatttttcatcgaTTTTCACTATCATATATCTCTTTCCATCTTACATATACAAAACGTCGCTTAATTTTGCTGCACAAATCGAGGAAATCTGATTATTTTTGTGTGGATTCTTTCattattttgttttcaaaaaaatatttttttttggtgcAGGTTTATCTATGATGTGTAGCTATCATAAAACACTTGGCACTTCTGCTTTGTACTCATTCTtcaatattttgttgtatttatatattccttgattttatttcctctgtataaatattcaaattttctGTTTCAAGCAAACTCGTGCATGAAGCAGAGGTTTTTATGTCATGTCACAACTTTGGcgaaatatttcaaattttattgtaTAAGATATGAGAATATATAGAACAAGATTCAAAATGATATTTGATGCAAATTCAAGTTCTTATTGTACTTATCTATTAGCCCTTCCAAATGCggataatatttattataaaaaactaACCTTATATGTATACATTTGCACTCTAGGGTAGCGACTTCTTCACAAAAGATGGAATGCCCAAGACCCCATTCCCTAATGGTTGGAAAGGAGAGAACGGAATGTATGTGGTGGGCTTCACCAAACGGGGCCTGCTCGGGGCTTCGTCGGACGCCGTTAAAGTTGCTCGTGATATCTCCGATCAATGGACGATTATCAACGACCGGAAAAGTCGTTCCGATTCTTATACTATTTCTGTTTAGCTCCGGTGAAGGTTGAAAAAAAATGTAGTAGTTAAGTTATAACACGTTGGGTGACCAAATGATGCATGGGAGCATGAAATTTTGGCAGTGAAATTGTGAGGGCGTATACGCAATAAGGGACTGCTTTGCCATTTcctcttctctttttttttttcaccctatttatttatttattttgtctgTTTTGGGGTTGTAAATTTGTAGTTAATTTTGTGTAATGTAGAGTGTTTtcttattctgaattgatttctGATTGCTACCTAATATGCTATTATTTTCACGAATAAATTGATATAAAATGAGTTTGggcaaatttaatttaattaatgtaattttatataatttttcacTTTCGTGTATGTAAcacattaatatttttaagtaaAAGAAATTTACGTTATTTGTGCAAGAAAGGAGAGTAAATGGAAATCATATTTTCCCGAGTTAATGATTGGAGCACGATTACATGGTCAGGACTCCAATCCCTAAACGGGCAAaaggcaattttttttttattattatttttttcctgaTCTTGGAGtcacttttttattttattttaaaaaataatcttcATTTTTTGGGGTTAATTAATATAAGGTTTGGCACATTTGTTATTTTTCTTTATGACTTAATTAATTTCTTTCATTTTccgatttaatttaaaaatataggaATGGGAAAAATTAGCCATCAAATCTAGATTGCGCGATTACttctatattaaataaatatgaggAAAATCTAAAAGATTTGCATCATTTAATGTTGAAATGATAACCGAATCTACCACAATTCTATGAAATCTTCATTGTTCAATACGTGATCTTTGTGAGGTTATACTCTCAGCATTCAATACATCCTCTTCAATCAAGGACACAATTATTCCGCCCTCTCCTTTTatccttatatatatatttttgaatgatAATGCTATCTCTATATAGAGTTTTACATAGGTTGGTATACCGTACAAAAATGTATATAGTATACCGTACTGAAAATTAtggtataaaattttttatatcgttatcataccgaaattttttgTACATATAACTAGCATATTGATTATACCGAAATTTTATGGTATATCGAGATTTCGGTATGGTATCGATATATACCGTTTTATACCGAAAAAAgtcttatattttttataatttataatgtaTTGTTTGAaagtaattatatattttaaatttttatataatattttggtaTATTTGTATACCGcgatataccaaaattttcaaatttcataccgTTATCGTACCAAAAAAGTCGATATCGTTACcgtaccgtaccgaaaaaatcGATATATCGAAAATTTTGGTAAATTCGGTATTTTTTCGGTATGGTAACCTCAATATACCAAAAATTTGGTATTTTTCCCACCCCTAGTTTTACATAGAGGCTTACACACCTTATTAAATTAGGAAAGTGTATCACGattcttttaaaatttcttCCTTTTCAACCTATAATTCTTTTGTCttgttcaaaaaatattttaactaaaatattattattcttattacTTATAGAATCAGTACTGAgttcaaaaataattattttataaaattttaaaatataattatgaaaatataattattagCTGAGttgaacaaaaataataattttttattttttttataataaatatattttaaaattttaaaaactaaacTTTTAAATTTACATCATATATAAGcgagattttattattatgtatttaaattgatatattattttttattattatgtgtaataattaattattttgttaaaaaaataaaaaaaatcaaatcatgtAGGTTTGGTTGATTGGGTTAGTCGAGTTCGAGTAGGTCGCTATTGATTTATTCTGATTTGGTttgagaaatttttaaaaagtttttgtacttatttattgaattaagaaatatttactataatcttatatattgtatgtttgaaaaaaaaagttttttgtaAATTGTATCATTGATTTTCAccatgtaataattattttgtaaaactgTTAGGATTGGTTTAGAGTATAGAGGGGGTGATACACTCTTAAAGCAGTTCTGATGAGAAGGGACTGAATTCAATCggtttaattattgaattatatttttatcttGGTGTCTAATGTAATTTGACAAACAGCATAAGTGCGGAAAAATGTCAAGTTACAGATTCTGAGCACTTGTGAAAATCGTGTATGCAAGATAAGTAATAAGTGCGTAAACTAATGAAGAACACAAtgagatgtttatggatgttcggagatttcaacaaCTCCTATGTCACTCCTTCTTTCTTCCTCCTTGGAAgaatatcactagaagactttgaattttaaaagTGATTTGAAAAACCTCAATCCAGTTTAGGACTTAtccactgcctaaacaagaactcctagttaCAACTCAGTTTCAATCCTAGactgataaaataaaaatgtttaCAACTCGATTGACTTGGCACAAAAATGATCCTTCAATGATCAGAATATCAGAATATCAGTTTAGGTGATTGTGCTTCAAGTTCCTTAATCTATTTCCAAACTTTGAAACTTCAGATATTCACAGTAAGCGTAGTCGACAAAATTGTTCTTCAATCGATTTAGATCCTTATTTATAGTCTTCGGATGCTAACGATAATAATTTCTAAATGGATCTTCAGATAGAATTTGAAATATTCTCGTTGCATTTGTCACTTTTAcaaataatttctgaaactgaCATTCTCTTGGATCGTGACACTACCTTCTGCAGAATGTGTCTGAGTACGGAAGACTCTATCCAAAAAGGTAGGTTGCTCTGGTAGACTGATAACGTGAGAGTAAATTGATAGTAGGTCAGTTTAGTATCTTCAGTTTGGTTGACTTGAGTAATATCAGTTTAGCTGGTCCGAGAGACGTGTTTGTCAGTTTAACGCTTCTAGTTTCAGTTTAAGATAAGCGCTTCAGTTTAGCTCATATCAGTTTTGTCTCAAACAATATAGTATTTTATCtgtaaacaccaaaacttaatttttcaaaaatttctctctttttggtgtttatcaaaacTTAGATAATACCGAGGTAAACTGACTTCATCTTAAAAGCTTTTGCGATCTTTCCCTTTTTGATAAATCAACAAAAGACGATATGAAATAGAAAGCATGTTGCTTAAGATCATAAAATACAGATAcaatttgtaaataaaataatgaagcAACAACAAATTATCTTTGATTAGTCAGAGGTCTTGGCAGAGAAGAGCTGCGACTTGAAGAAGATGGATGAAGTGTTGGTGCTTGATGGCCAGGTGCCAGTTGAGGTACAAAATTCCGAGAGTGTAGAATTTACCAAGAAATATTTGTCAATGAAGCAATTTGTTTGACAAGTCCTTGAAAATTTGAATTAACCGAGGTATGAAGAGACTGAACATACACATTCAAGTTGTCAACTTTGGTCTCCAAAGATTGGTGAGAGTGCTACAGTTGAGACAATGAACTATTCAGTTGACTAGAGTCAATTAGTAGCTTGTCAAAAAGTGCAAACTTCTCTTCTAGTTTGACCAGTTCAGAATTCAGAGAGTTTCGAAGAAAAATGATTTTGCTGTTTGTTTGATGCTGATTATATTTGAGAGCAGTGAGATCCTTTGAGAGAGTTAGCAGATAAGATTTCGTTTCTACTAGAGTTTGATACCAATCATCATCCTTATCAGATTTTGGCGATAAATTTTCTCTGTTATTGGTAGCAAATTCCTGACGCAGAGTGCTCAAAAAGTCTGTTCTTTGGGATTTGAAAGGAGACTGAGGACCAGCTGATATTACTTCAACTTTCTCTTTGCCTTTGGTTTGATGAGAAGAGGAGACTGGAGCAGAGTGAATGAGGATTGCCAGTGATTGAGGACGTGATTCGACTTCAATAATCTCATCAATTTGAGAGCTAGTACTGTTGCTATGGGATTTTTCTGGAGATTCCTTAGATAGTTCAGAGGGTTTTTTTTGGTAAATCAGCAGTTGAACCAGGTGGTTGACAATACTCAAGTTAAAGTTGGGCGTCGGGCTTATTAAAGAAAGATGATGGAATATCCACTCTTTCTGACTTATGAAACTATTGAGGATGTGGAATGATGGCCAAAGactatttttgaatgaagtcaGCTGCAAGTGATGCAGCTTTTAGAAGAGGTGAATCAATTGCTGGCGCGACAATTTCTAGAAGAGCAAGAGTTGGATGAGGTATTTCTTCCAAGAGAGTGACTTGTTGTTCTTCAAGCTCAATATGAGAAGTAACTTGAGAGATAGCTTCATACACATTCATCAATTGAATTTCTGGTAAAGCTAACTCAGTTTCTGAGATATGTAGCTGTTGTTCAATTGATGATGGATCCTTTGCCTTCTGCGCTGTTGAGacttattttttaagtttttcaAAAACTTGATCAACTATATGTGGAGACCTCGGgtgaaaatacttaaaataatcaatatgacatttggcgacgcatgccttacatttggcgacgcaaaaacgcGTCGCGGAaagaaattttttgttttttttagagtaggaggcgcgggcgcgctggggcTTCGAAAATCtctatttttttcttattttcttgcTCCAAAGACCCGGAATGGTGACCTCTCAAAGTCTCGATCACAATGTACAATAAAGAGATGTCTAAAAATCATTCAAACGAGTGTAAAATGCAACAAGTTTGAACACTCCAAAATTCAACATGTTTTCAAaatgtatttaaaattattCATCTGCTAGACCCGAGCTCCACTTTTACTCTCATTTCAAATCTTTAAGGTTCTCTAAAGCTTGACCCCGaaccacctgttgcaatgcacacacacaagacaaagcaacagccggaaaaccggTGAGTATAAAAACTCATTATGAATGACAGAAACAAATGAGCATTTAAATATTTCAATGATATCAATATAAATCCATAAGTAATCTCAAATGGATAATGCATGGAAGAAATGCATGCTCAAGAATCTGGGGTTATCAATTCTCTGATTCAGTCTGAATCTTGATCTTAGGGATCCCAAGGGAAAAGAAAACACAACGTCACCACCTATTCTCCCAATGGGGGTGGGTGTTTAGCTTCTCAACCCCGGACTTTGGCACTCCTATATTGAGTATTCTGTCATGGAAGTTgttctacattccatgccactcaaataTAGACCCAAACGTTCGCTGCAATCTAGGCAAGTCTGCCATCAAATCTGAACAAAgtctggctcaatatgaatgagatgatgcaattcaatatatcaaaatctctgCTCAATCTGAGCATCTCATCTCATATATCAAATCATTAGCATGAATCATATATCTATAATCAtcgaataaaatcaaattcataatttcatgatattcaattaattcatataattcaaataatataacaaataagtgtgtgatttattgggctcgagaatctcaaaatcTTCTCGAGGATTCAATCCCAAGCTCTTCATTGTCTATCCATACCTCAATTCCAAGTCCGGAATGCTCAAGTCTTGAAAGCTACATCAAtataaaattcatatcaatttctTATTCGATCCAAAAATCGCATTTCAAACAATAATCAATCTCAATCTTGACCGAACTCTAAACAACTCAATTTCTTGCGATTCCAATTCAATAAATTCCAATTCAAAATCTGAAATGGACAACATTATTTCTCGATTGTTAAGGGTGAGGCCCATATAAAAATCCCACATCGAAAGATTATCAAAACTGAATAAAAAGGcctcctataaatagagctccctTATTTCAGTTATTCTACCTCATTCTTCTCTTTTGTATTGacattagagaagaaaataaagagagaaaaaaaaagagttgtttTTTTTTCGGTGATCTCTTGtctgagttagagaaatattttctcggtaatactcgaggCTTGGGTGTGGagagatataattttttgtatacacttgtaatatttctccggtaaTAAGTTTGCAGCAGCTCcatggacgtagcctatattagGTGAACCACATAAATCTTTgttgttcttgttgattattttattccgcaatttctATTATTGTCATGTTCGCTTCGgtataatccataacaactggtatcagagcaggTACGGTGTTCgggagccttggtgaaaaatttcttcaaattttgagtatgctctgtggttgcagctttgtctgatttttcacatcagaaaagattttttgaaattttattaaggcaggagaagcgatggccggaaatgacggatcgggacctgtaatcaataagttcgacggtacagatttcacgttctgacggttacagattaaagattatttgtatagcaagaagctacatcaacctctatccgggatgaagccagaaaagatggaggatgatgagtgggagctCCTTGATCGACAAGTGTTAAgggtaatacgattgaccctTACAAAGAACGTGACACACAACGTGGCGGAGGCAAAAACCacggaggagatgatgtccattttgtcGGACATGTATGAGAAGCCATCAGCAAACAATAAAGTGTTTctcatgaaaaagttattcaacttgaagatggaggaaggtgcttcggtggcggcacacatcaatgaattcaacacgattgtttcccAGCTAACATCGGTGGAAACCAAGTTTGATGATGAGATCTgtgcacttattcttttggtgtctttaccaaatgtttgggagccgatgcgggcGGCGGTTAGTAATTCTGCTGGCAAAGGAAaattacaattcaatgatgtcagagaTCGAATTCTTGGTGAAGAAGTTTGCAGGATGGATTTGGGAGAAGCGACATCATCGAGATCTGCCCTTAATCTCGAGAATAGAGGCAGAGGCAGGAGCAGCGAAAAAGGTTCTAACCGATGGCGtggcagatccaaatcaagaactggaaaagacaaaaatacttttgaaaagaaattgaagtgctggagctgtggtgaaactggtcatatgaaaaaggactgcaaatcacccaagaataatgcaaatgttgttactgagaatgtacatgatgccttagtactatccatggaaagcccgattgattcttgggttatggattcgggAGCTTCGTTTCATACCACTGGTGATCGTGAGCTATTCAGTAATTACACTGTTGGTAATTACGGAAAAGTTTTCCTGGCTGATGGAAAACCTTTGGAAATAGCTGGTATGGGTGATGTCAgtttgaaaatatcaaacgGATCTATCTGGTAGCTCAACAAAGTGAGgcatgtaccaaagttgacccgaaatctgatctcagtgggacagcttgatgacgaaggccataaagtgacctttggtgatgactcttggaaagtgagcaAAGGAGCCATGATTATTGCTCGAGGAACAAAAACTGGAACTCTTTATATGAATTCCAGTTGCAGAGAAATGTTAGCAGCTGTGGATGCTAGAGCTAACTCAAGTCTATGGCActgtagacttggacatatgagtgagaaggGAATGAAGATGCTGATATCAAAAGGGAAGCTACCGGAATTAAAAACTGTCGAACACAAATtgtgtgaaagttgtgttcttggaaaACAGAAAAGAGTGAGCTTTTCGAAAGGCGGTAGAGAACTGAAAGCAGCAAAGTTGGAGTTGATTCATACTGATGTATGGGGACCATCTTCAGTGACATCCCTTGGCGGCTCACGATATTATGTCTCATTTATTGATGATTCGAGCAGGAAagtttgggtttattttttgaaaaataaatctgatgtttatGAGACCTTTAAGAGGTGGAAAGTCATGGTGAAGAATAAGACCAACTTGAAGGTGAAGTGCTTACGGTCTGACAATATTGGAGAATATGAAGATGTTGAGTTCAAGAAATATTGTGTACTAAACTggatcaagatggagaaaaccattcctggtacacctcaacagaatgatatggctgaaagaatgaacagaactctGAATGAACGTgccaggagcatgagattgcacgctggactgccgaaatcattctgggctgatgcagttaacactgcagcGTATTTGATCAACAGAGGACCTTCGGTACCACTTGATTGCAGAATACCAGAGGAGGTCTGGAACGAAAAAGGAGTAAACCTTtcgttcttgaaagtgtttggttgtctctcaTATGTTCACATAGATTCAACCAGTAGAACGAAACTTGATCCGAAATCAAAGAaatgtttctttattggttatggagataatgattttggttatcggttctgggatgaccaaaatcgaaaGATCATTCGGAGCAGAGATGTCATTTTCAATGAGAAAGTTTTGTACAAAGACAAATCAGACATTCCAACTGGAGATAAATGTCCTGAAGTCAAGAAAACAAATGAAGTGCCATTGATAGATATTCCTATGAATGAATCGGAGGATAGTAACCAGGAAGAAGAAACTGCACAAGAAGCTAATCTACAAACTCCGGTGATTGAACTGAGGAGATATTCGAGAACAATAAGACCACCCGATAAGTACTCCCCTGCACTTCATTATATTTTGCTGACAGATAAAGGTGAACCAGAGACCTTTGATGAAgcgatgcaaaatgatgattcaatcaaatgggagttagccatgaaagacgagatggattcactgtcatccaatcagACTTGGGAGTTAAAAGAACTTCCGGAAGACAAAAAGGCATTACACAATAAGTGGGTGTACCGGATCAAAGAAGAAGTTGACGGTAGCAAGAGTTACAATGCGAGACTTGTTGTGAAAGGTTTTCAACAGCGGGAAGACGTTGATTATACCGAGATTTTCTCTCAAGTGGTGAAGTTAACCACTATCAGAACTGTACTTGGACTAGTGGCTAAGGAAGACTTACATCTGGAGCAGTTGGATGTAAAGACGGCGTTTCTTCATGGTGACttggatgaagaaatttatatgaagcagccacagAGATTTGAAATACGAGGGAAGGAGAaaatggtatgcaaacttcagaagagcttgtacagtctcaaacaagctccaagacagtggtacaagaagtttgatggattcatgaataacaacGGTTTCCTGAGGTATCAGGCGGATCACTGTTGTTATATGAAGAAGATTGATGGTTCTTATATCATTCTACTGTTATATGTGAATGACATGTTGATAGCAGGATCGTGTCTGGAGGAGATTGATAAACTCAAGAGAGAGTTATCAAAAGAATttgcaatgaaggatttgggagctgCAAAGCAAATCCTTGGAATGAGGATCTCAAGAGATCGGGTGAACGGAGTCTTGAAGTTATCTCAAGCAGAGTACGTGAAAAAGGTGTTTAGCAGATTCAACATGGATGAAGCTAAACCAGTGAGTACTCCTTTGGCTAGTCATTTCAATCTAACCAAAGTCCAATCACCATCGACGGAGCAGgagcatgcttatatgaataagATTCCTTATGCCTCTGCTGTCGGaagcctcatgtatgcaatggtgtgCACCAGACCAGACATAGCACATGCAGTGGGAGTTGTGAGCAGGTTTATGAGCAATCCGGGAAAACAACACTGGAAAGCAGTGAAGTGGATTCTCAGATACTTGAAAGGCACTGCTGGTTTAACTCTATGATTCAGGAGGACTAATCAGGATTTACAAAGATATGTCGATGCCGACATGGGTGGTGACCTAGATGGTAGAAAAAGTAttactggatatgtgttcacattaGGTGGTACGGCAGTAAGTTGGGTGTCCAAGTTGAAAAAGATTGTTGCACTTTCGACTACTGAAGCTGAGTACGTTGCAGTCACGGAAGCGAGCAAAGAGATGATTTGGTTGAGATCATTCCTTGAGGAATTGGGTCAGAAGCTTGAGGATAACACATTAcactgtgacagtcagagtgctattcatttggcaaagaatcctgtttATCATGCTAGGACGAAGCATATACAGGTTCGATACCATTTTATCAGATCAGTTTTGGAAGATGGAATATTGTTACCTGAAAAGATTCCTGGAAGTAAAAATCCAActgatatgttcacaaaggCGGTGACCACTGACAAATTGAAGTTATGTTCGACTTCAGTTGGATTGCAAGTATAAGCGAGGAGGCATGAGCTGCTGCATTGTCtgtgtgaagccatgattgaaatcaagtcttcaagtgggagaaTTGTTAAGGGTGAGGTCCATATAAAAATCCCACATCGGA comes from Henckelia pumila isolate YLH828 chromosome 4, ASM3356847v2, whole genome shotgun sequence and encodes:
- the LOC140864559 gene encoding probable indole-3-pyruvate monooxygenase YUCCA4 → MGRSRKEDDIEKGTLIWQWVPGPVIVGAGPSGLAVAACLQENGVPCVILERSDCIASLWQQRTYERLKLHLPKQFCQLPLLDFPESFPKYPTKHQFISYLESYANHFSIEPRFRQAVSSADFDSATGFWRIRTGDSLYLSRWMIVATGENAEPNVPEIHGIERFRGPVLHTSVYKSGSEFQKQRVLVVGCGNSGMEVSLDLCRRNATPHMVVRNSVHILPREMFGISTFTIAMTLNKWLPLKIVDKFLLVVANFTLGNTDRIGLRRPKTGPIELKNATGKTPVLDVGALSYIKSGKIKVMEGVKEVTQNGAKFMNGQEKEFDSIILATGYKSNVPKWLEGSDFFTKDGMPKTPFPNGWKGENGMYVVGFTKRGLLGASSDAVKVARDISDQWTIINDRKSRSDSYTISV